The following proteins come from a genomic window of Micromonospora zamorensis:
- a CDS encoding transposase, whose translation MERLTRYPSNLTDAEWEIIEPMLPSPQWMGRPEKHPRRAVIDAVLYVVRTGCARWYLPVDFPPWQTVYAHFTRLNSRGVTERILTELREQIPVAHGREPSRRRGSSPRRA comes from the coding sequence ATGGAGCGCCTCACGCGGTACCCCTCTAATTTGACCGACGCCGAGTGGGAGATCATCGAGCCGATGCTGCCGTCTCCACAGTGGATGGGCAGACCAGAGAAGCATCCCCGGCGGGCCGTCATCGACGCCGTCTTGTACGTGGTGCGCACCGGTTGCGCGCGGTGGTACCTGCCGGTCGACTTCCCGCCGTGGCAGACCGTGTACGCGCACTTCACTCGGCTGAACAGTCGGGGCGTGACCGAGCGGATCCTGACCGAGCTACGTGAGCAAATCCCGGTGGCTCACGGTCGCGAGCCGAGCCGACGGCGGGGATCATCGCCTCGCAGAGCGTGA